The proteins below come from a single Asterias rubens chromosome 9, eAstRub1.3, whole genome shotgun sequence genomic window:
- the LOC117294910 gene encoding uncharacterized protein LOC117294910, translating into MNIQDRNRLRKNRCNLVDIDPDRIKHNLIQEGLFTPQQMDDLLLSQPTPKDRMGSLLTKMEEKGPNAYSAFRDVLLQFHYQALVDALDRTPLTATDEMDGAPLNQTDEPAKKVNIDISGHGSTAVVCGAHSTITIGKR; encoded by the exons ATGAATATTCAAGACAGAAACCGATTGAGAAAAAATCGGTGCAATTTGGTGGACATTGATCCCGATCGAATTAAGCATAATCTTATTCAGGAGGGGCTTTTCACACCCCAGCAGATGGACGACCTATTACTATCACAGCCTACGCCTAAA gatcGGATGGGTTCGTTGCTCACTAAAATGGAGGAGAAAGGACCAAATGCGTATAGCGCATTTCGAGATGTGTTGCTTCAATTCCATTATCAAGCTCTCGTGGATGCGCTGGACCGCACCCCTCTGACAG CCACGGATGAAATGGACGGAGCGCCTTTGAACCAGACGGATGAACCAGCGAAGAAAGTGAATATTGATATAAGTGGACACGGCAGCACTGCAGTTGTCTGCGGGGCTCACTCTACTATAACAATAGGTAAACGTTAG
- the LOC117294889 gene encoding caspase-2-like has translation MENRDKQRLRRNRCALLDIEPSKVSDHLIQEEVFSPQMMEEIFAQSTAKGQMSKMLNDLEKRGPNAYGKFRNVLCEFPVYEHLVEKLDNTSLPVDLDEVDGQPVRQESSRTAGVVTGRGQGRNVTITGNNNFAIIGGTNSNVFMH, from the exons ATGGAAAATCGAGATAAGCAACGACTGAGGAGAAATCGCTGTGCTTTGCTGGACATCGAACCTAGTAAAGTTTCGGATCATCTAATTCAGGAGGAGGTTTTCTCTCCCCAGATGATGGAGGAAATATTTGCGCAATCTACAGCTAAA GGCCAGATGAGTAAAATGCTAAATGACCTGGAGAAAAGAGGACCCAATGCATATGGAAAGTTCAGAAATGTGTTGTGTGAGTTCCCTGTGTATGAACATCTGGTCGAGAAGTTGGACAACACCTCTCTGCCAG TCGACTTGGATGAAGTTGATGGACAGCCTGTGAGACAGGAAAGTTCAAGAACTGCGGGGGTCGTAACTGGAAGGGGTCAGGGTAGAAATGTTACCATAACAGGTAACAACAACTTTGCCATAATAGGAGGTACCAATTCTAACGTATTTATGCATTAA
- the LOC117294662 gene encoding fatty acid desaturase 6-like, with protein ASSGEQQSLSSHQETDVEIKASLSELTAAVQKVQEASSWWDLYGVDWCYIASGFAMIPPGLLLLRHQTWPPFIAGLILLGFYYGMLKTKMSHLASHSALCRSKLVNRFWQLFFIEFCGSFSAEYAIGAHVKVHHPYTNVIGLGDSSTWRVPSLPRYIYLFVAPLFLPVMTPIGAVVFLLQDKKVLKAFQCFIVVSVGLVANISLLMFVSGLTAKAAVLSTLVYRALMDIPYIHVNIFQHIGLPMYARDSRPPRLHLMSSGVLNLSHNLLLDWNFGHSLIACHIEHHLFPKLSDNMCLKIQPIVQQYLQEHGLPYQKRGYFDRLKFFTKEYKMLMVDAPPITQFIGVQ; from the coding sequence GCATCAAGTGGAGAGCAGCAGTCGTTGTCGTCTCATCAAGAGACAGATGTGGAAATAAAAGCTAGCCTGAGTGAGCTGACTGCTGCTGTCCAGAAGGTTCAAGAAGCATCATCCTGGTGGGATCTCTATGGTGTAGACTGGTGCTACATCGCATCAGGTTTCGCCATGATCCCTCCTGGTCTATTGCTTCTTAGGCACCAGACTTGGCCTCCGTTCATCGCAGGTCTGATCTTATTGGGATTCTACTATGGAATGCTCAAAACCAAGATGTCTCATCTCGCATCCCACTCTGCCCTGTGCCGTTCAAAGCTCGTCAATCGCTTCTGGCAGTTGTTCTTCATTGAGTTTTGCGGATCCTTTTCAGCCGAGTACGCAATTGGTGCCCACGTTAAAGTCCACCATCCCTATACCAATGTCATCGGGCTGGGTGATTCTAGCACATGGCGGGTGCCAAGTTTGCCGAGATACATCTATTTGTTTGTAGCCCCGCTTTTCCTACCAGTCATGACTCCGATCGGAGCAGTCGTTTTTCTTCTCCAAGATAAGAAAGTGCTGAAAGCTTTTCAGTGTTTTATCGTGGTATCCGTTGGCCTAGTAGCCAACATCTCACTACTGATGTTCGTCTCCGGTCTCACTGCCAAGGCGGCTGTGCTGAGTACACTTGTCTACCGCGCTCTCATGGACATCCCTTACATCCATGTCAACATCTTTCAACATATCGGATTACCGATGTACGCACGTGATAGTCGCCCGCCACGTCTCCACCTGATGTCCAGCGGAGTCCTCAATCTATCCCATAATCTGTTACTGGACTGGAATTTCGGACACTCACTGATTGCCTGCCATATCGAGCACCATCTCTTTCCCAAGCTGTCTGACAACATGTGTTTGAAGATCCAACCCATTGTACAGCAGTATTTGCAGGAGCATGGATTGCCGTACCAGAAACGCGGATACTTCGACCGCCTCAAGTTCTTCACTAAGGAGTATAAGATGCTGATGGTGGATGCCCCACCCATTACACAATTTATTGGAGTGcagtaa